One segment of Thunnus thynnus chromosome 19, fThuThy2.1, whole genome shotgun sequence DNA contains the following:
- the wdr45 gene encoding WD repeat domain phosphoinositide-interacting protein 4, whose product MAQQRGVNSLQFNQDQSCFCCAMETGVRIYNVEPLMEKGHLDHEQVGSVAQCSMLHRSNLLAVVGGGVNPKFSEISVLIWDDARESRDPKDKLVLEFTFTKPVLAVRMRHDKVIIVLKNRIYVYSFPENPVKLFEFDTRDNPKGLCDLCPSLEKQLLVFPGHKCGSLQLVDLSNTKPGTSSAPFTINAHQSEIACVALNQPGSVAASASRKGTLIRLFDTTTRDKLVELRRGTDPATLYCINFSHDSSFLCASSDKGTVHIFALKDTKLNRRSALARVGKVGPVIGQYVDSQWSLASFTVPAECACICAFGKNTSKNVNSVIAICVDGTFHKYVFTPDGNCNREAFDVYLDICDDDDF is encoded by the exons TCAGGATTTACAACGTGGAGCCCCTGATGGAGAAGGGTCACCTGG atcATGAGCAGGTAGGCAGCGTGGCTCAGTGCTCCATGCTGCATCGATCCAACCTGCTGGCCGTCGTCGGAGGAGGCGTCAATCCCAAATTCTCAGAAATATCTG TGCTGATCTGGGACGATGCTCGGGAGTCTCGGGACCCCAAAGACAAGCTGGTGCTGGAGTTCACCTTCACTAAACCCGTTCTAGCTGTTCGCATGAGGCATGACAA ggTCATCATTGTGTTAAAAAACAGGATCTATGTTTACAGTTTTCCAGAGAATCCTGTCAAACTGTTTGAGTTTGACACCAGAGATAACCCTAAAG GTCTGTGTGATTTGTGTCCCAGTCTGGAGAAACAGCTGCTGGTCTTTCCAGGTCATAAATGCGGAAGCCTGCAGCTGGTC gACTTGTCCAACACTAAACCTGGTACATCATCAGCTCCTTTCACCATCAACGCCCATCAGAGCGAGATCGCCTGCGTGGCTCTGAATCAGCCCGGCAGCGTGGCGGCTTCCGCCTCTCGTAAAGGAACTCTCATCCGTCTGTTCGACACGACGACCAGAGACAAACTGGTGGAGCTGCGCAGAGGAACCGACCCGGCCACCCTCTACTG CATCAACTTCAGTCACGACTCCTCCTTCCTTTGCGCCTCCAGCGATAAAGGAACAGTTCACATCTTTGCACTCAAAGACACCAAACTGAACCGCCGCTCAGC GTTGGCGCGTGTCGGGAAGGTGGGCCCTGTGATTGGTCAGTATGTGGACAGCCAGTGGTCATTGGCCAGCTTCACCGTGCCTGCTGAGTGTGCCTGTATCTGCGCTTTCGGAAAGAACACGTCCAAGAACGTCAACTCAGTCATCG CCATCTGTGTGGACGGGACCTTCCATAAGTACGTGTTCACTCCTGACGGAAACTGCAACCGAGAAGCCTTCGACGTGTACCTGGATATATGTGATGACGACGACTTCTGA
- the LOC137170901 gene encoding L antigen family member 3-like — MAAADGETNHGSGKLEFSLDVPFPSSREAVIALRSLSPDREPRKGGISKHLTVSGSTLSVRWSADEARILRVSVTSFLDHLSLVMETMEMFGSPVPQ, encoded by the exons ATGGCGGCGGCCGACGGAGAAACGAACCACGGATCAGGCAAACTGGAGTT TTCTCTGGACGTTCCCTTCCCGTCGTCCCGTGAGGCTGTCATCGCTCTGCGCTCCCTGTCGCCGGACCGAGAGCCGAGGAAAGGCGGCATCAGCAAACATCTGACGGTGTCAGGCAGCACGCTGTCTGT GAGGTGGAGCGCCGACGAAGCTCGAATCCTCCGCGTGTCCGTGACCTCGTTTCTGGATCACCTGTCGCTTGTTATGGAGACCATGGAGATGTTCGGGTCACCTGTTCCGCAGTGA